The following coding sequences lie in one Thalassoglobus polymorphus genomic window:
- the bioF gene encoding 8-amino-7-oxononanoate synthase: MTSPFDWIADELHSLEEQSLIRSRRKVQPLSGGRCEVDGQKLWNFSGNDYLGLADDPIVTTAVIDELKNGTGIGARASALVTGRTPLHSKLEKRLAEFKGTEAAILFPTGFAANFGAVTSLVGPEDVVFCDRLNHASLIDGARHSRARFRVYPHCELSTLRKELEKSGNFRRRLIVTDSLFSMDGDVAPLSDLAKLAEEYDAMLLVDEAHATGVFGERGSGLLEAQQVKSENILSVGTLSKAVGAQGGFVAGSKNLCDWLWSTSRTSMFSTALSPVLCAAALASLERIQSQPRLRRDLLSRSENIKLELQSQGWTVPESVIGPIIPVIIGEAERTIHLASELQALGVLVAAIRPPTVSKGTARLRISISSAHAEAGLRCLLESFHQLRGN, translated from the coding sequence ATGACTTCTCCTTTTGACTGGATTGCTGACGAACTTCACTCGCTGGAAGAGCAGTCACTCATTCGGTCGCGGAGGAAGGTTCAACCCCTCTCGGGGGGGCGATGTGAAGTTGATGGCCAGAAGTTGTGGAATTTTTCCGGGAACGACTATCTCGGCTTGGCTGATGATCCCATCGTCACGACTGCCGTGATAGATGAGTTGAAAAATGGAACTGGGATTGGAGCCCGAGCCAGTGCGCTCGTGACTGGTCGCACACCATTGCATTCGAAGCTGGAAAAACGACTTGCGGAATTCAAAGGGACGGAAGCTGCGATTCTGTTTCCGACCGGTTTCGCAGCCAATTTCGGGGCGGTGACATCATTAGTCGGTCCGGAGGATGTCGTCTTTTGTGACCGGCTCAACCATGCCAGCCTAATCGATGGAGCAAGGCATTCGCGGGCCCGCTTTCGTGTTTATCCGCATTGCGAACTCTCGACGCTTCGCAAGGAGTTGGAGAAGTCTGGTAATTTTCGGCGCCGACTGATCGTCACAGATTCACTCTTCAGCATGGACGGAGATGTGGCTCCTTTGAGCGATCTCGCAAAACTTGCTGAGGAGTATGACGCGATGCTTCTGGTTGATGAAGCTCATGCGACGGGAGTTTTTGGGGAGCGGGGCTCGGGGTTACTGGAAGCTCAGCAGGTGAAATCGGAGAACATCCTTTCTGTCGGCACACTTAGCAAAGCAGTCGGTGCCCAGGGGGGATTTGTTGCGGGTTCCAAAAACTTATGTGACTGGCTGTGGAGCACGTCGCGCACCAGTATGTTTTCGACAGCACTTTCTCCAGTTCTTTGCGCGGCTGCACTTGCCTCGCTGGAGAGGATTCAGAGCCAACCAAGACTGCGAAGAGATTTACTTTCCCGATCAGAGAACATCAAACTTGAGCTTCAGTCGCAAGGTTGGACTGTACCAGAAAGCGTAATCGGTCCGATTATTCCTGTGATTATCGGCGAGGCTGAACGAACCATTCATCTGGCTTCTGAGCTTCAGGCGCTCGGAGTTCTCGTTGCTGCAATTCGCCCACCGACAGTCTCCAAAGGGACAGCTCGTTTACGAATTTCGATTAGCTCAGCCCATGCAGAGGCTGGACTTCGCTGCTTGCTGGAGAGCTTTCATCAATTGCGCGGCAATTGA
- a CDS encoding CPXCG motif-containing cysteine-rich protein, with the protein MNEEASYSCASCGEEVVIPVDLTQGRDQEFVEDCPVCCCPMVIRVEIQPDGEVHCRAERE; encoded by the coding sequence ATGAATGAAGAAGCGAGTTACAGCTGCGCATCATGCGGCGAAGAAGTCGTGATTCCTGTTGATCTGACGCAAGGTCGGGATCAGGAGTTTGTTGAAGACTGTCCCGTCTGTTGTTGCCCGATGGTGATTCGAGTTGAAATTCAACCCGATGGCGAAGTCCACTGTCGGGCTGAGCGAGAATAA
- a CDS encoding RNA polymerase sigma factor, whose protein sequence is MTDTLNIELVLQAQAGDRDAFGELVKEYEGVVFAVIFRRLRNRSETLEVTQEVFLRAMRKIDQLREPERFVGWLKRIAVRMAINRAVRRPRETMQDPELFGGVSAVHQAPLDDVLQSEEAGQVRDGLYQLRPLDRETLLAFYFEGQSLKEMSVRFASPIGTIKRRLHTARGRLREALCDLQPA, encoded by the coding sequence ATGACCGATACATTAAACATTGAATTGGTGCTTCAAGCACAAGCTGGCGACCGAGATGCTTTTGGCGAATTGGTGAAAGAGTACGAAGGCGTTGTCTTCGCCGTCATCTTTCGTCGATTGCGGAATCGATCGGAAACACTCGAAGTGACGCAAGAAGTCTTCTTGCGAGCAATGCGAAAAATTGATCAGCTGCGCGAGCCAGAACGCTTCGTCGGCTGGTTGAAGCGAATCGCAGTTCGCATGGCGATCAACAGAGCCGTCCGCCGACCACGGGAGACGATGCAGGACCCTGAATTGTTCGGCGGCGTGTCCGCTGTCCATCAGGCTCCTCTCGACGACGTCCTGCAATCGGAGGAGGCCGGTCAAGTTCGAGACGGCTTGTACCAGTTGCGACCACTCGATCGCGAAACGTTACTCGCCTTCTACTTTGAAGGTCAGTCGCTCAAAGAGATGAGTGTCCGCTTCGCGAGTCCTATTGGGACAATCAAGAGACGACTCCACACCGCCCGAGGCCGTTTGCGAGAAGCCCTGTGCGACCTGCAACCCGCCTGA
- a CDS encoding DUF1553 domain-containing protein: MNSPALAKKLITVVALFGIFIVSTLASGAEKITFNQDIRPILSDRCFLCHGPDAATREADLRLDIEEEAFKALEFGAGSHVIKPGDPQQSEVFLRISTDDPDTKMPPPKSKIELTQTQIDMIGQWIQQGAKYEGHWAFLPPVKAEFPQVEHEDWVRNGIDRFILRRIEEQKLQPNPEAAKEKLLRRVSFDLTGLPPTLEELDAFAADTSKNAYEKAVDRLLASEAYGERMASDWLDVARYSDTYGYQVDRDRHVWPWRDWVVRAFNKNIPYDQFITEQLAGDLLPNATDDQILATTFNRLHPQKVEGGSTPEEFRIEYVADRTQTFGTAFLGLTLECCRCHDHKFDPITQSEYYQFSAFFDNIDEAGLYSFFTPAVPTPTLLLANDSQKKSIADLKASIAAEEAKLKEIADSQQAAFQTWLKEKPKVSTPVQGEVAFLDFETVAGRNKQVDGVFGKAAQLTGDDAVGTEVGNFNRAQPFSVSLWMLTPDIKDRAVIFHRSRAWTDAGSRGYQLLIEEGKLSASLIHFWPGNAIRIKTKEQIPTKQWQHVVMTYDGSSRAAGLKIFLDGMPADCEVVRDNLSKQITGGGGDNIAIGERFRDRGFTNGLVDEFRVFERQITSQEVSLLSQRPNDTDAKEGHAEVDLYETYLHTVNEAYRAQLETVQKKRSELNTLIDGIAEIMVMREMKQKKPTYRLARGAYDARAEKVSAQTPTIFFPLPNDEPPNRLTLSKWLTSPEHPLTSRVAVNRIWQMLFGQGLVRTPEDFGSQGELPTHPELLDWLAVDFIENGWDTKQLIKLIVMSATYRQSSDVTPFALQTDPENRQLSRAPNYRLPAEMLRDNALAVSGLLVQKRGGAPAKPYEVEVSFKPTTRSKGDGLYRRSLYTYWKRTGPAPVMMTLDASKREVCRVKREQTSSPLQAFVMLNGPQFVEASRGLAQRLIHKNGDDVEKSLVDMFRTLTSRQPTDEELGVLEKLYDTQRKLFSEHPQQAKDYLTVGDLKPDENLDPSHLAAMTTVANALLNFDECVIKR, from the coding sequence CCCGACACGAAAATGCCGCCGCCAAAGTCGAAAATCGAGCTCACACAAACTCAGATCGACATGATCGGTCAATGGATTCAACAGGGAGCGAAATACGAAGGTCACTGGGCTTTTCTTCCTCCCGTGAAAGCGGAGTTCCCTCAAGTGGAACACGAGGACTGGGTCCGCAATGGAATTGACAGGTTTATTCTGCGACGAATTGAAGAACAGAAACTGCAACCCAATCCGGAAGCTGCAAAGGAAAAACTTCTGCGGCGGGTCAGCTTCGATCTTACTGGCCTGCCACCAACTCTCGAAGAACTCGATGCGTTCGCTGCTGACACCTCTAAGAACGCCTACGAAAAGGCTGTTGATCGATTGCTCGCCTCAGAGGCTTACGGAGAACGGATGGCCTCCGACTGGCTGGATGTCGCGCGCTATAGCGATACGTATGGGTATCAAGTCGACCGGGACCGCCATGTCTGGCCCTGGAGAGACTGGGTGGTGCGTGCCTTCAACAAGAACATCCCGTACGATCAATTCATCACCGAGCAACTCGCTGGCGACCTCTTACCGAACGCGACCGACGATCAAATTCTGGCGACTACGTTCAACCGCCTGCATCCACAAAAAGTCGAAGGTGGCAGCACACCGGAAGAGTTTCGGATTGAGTATGTCGCAGATCGCACCCAAACATTCGGAACGGCATTTTTAGGACTCACGCTCGAATGTTGCCGGTGTCACGATCATAAATTCGACCCAATCACTCAAAGCGAGTATTACCAGTTCTCCGCATTCTTCGACAACATCGACGAAGCAGGGCTCTACTCGTTCTTCACTCCTGCTGTTCCCACCCCCACATTGCTTCTGGCAAACGATTCACAAAAGAAATCCATCGCTGATCTGAAAGCCTCGATCGCAGCTGAAGAAGCCAAGCTGAAAGAGATTGCTGACTCACAGCAGGCTGCATTCCAAACATGGCTCAAAGAGAAACCAAAGGTCTCTACTCCTGTTCAAGGGGAGGTCGCATTTCTCGATTTTGAAACGGTTGCCGGACGCAACAAGCAGGTCGACGGAGTCTTCGGTAAAGCAGCCCAGCTAACCGGTGACGATGCAGTCGGAACCGAAGTCGGCAACTTCAATCGTGCTCAGCCGTTCTCCGTCTCTTTGTGGATGCTTACTCCTGATATCAAAGACCGCGCGGTCATCTTTCATCGATCCAGAGCCTGGACCGATGCCGGGAGTCGTGGATATCAACTGTTGATCGAAGAGGGCAAGCTGAGTGCTTCGCTGATCCATTTCTGGCCTGGGAACGCGATTCGAATTAAAACGAAAGAGCAAATTCCAACCAAACAATGGCAACACGTTGTCATGACTTATGACGGATCGAGCAGAGCTGCCGGGTTAAAGATTTTCCTTGATGGGATGCCTGCTGATTGCGAAGTTGTTCGCGACAATCTCAGCAAGCAAATCACAGGTGGCGGGGGTGACAACATTGCCATCGGAGAACGGTTCCGTGATCGCGGATTCACGAATGGACTGGTTGATGAGTTTCGAGTCTTTGAGCGTCAAATCACCAGTCAAGAAGTCAGTCTGTTAAGCCAACGTCCCAACGACACCGACGCAAAGGAAGGGCATGCGGAAGTCGATCTGTACGAGACTTACCTGCACACAGTCAACGAAGCATATCGAGCACAACTCGAAACAGTTCAAAAGAAGAGAAGCGAACTTAATACACTCATCGATGGTATCGCAGAGATCATGGTGATGCGTGAGATGAAACAAAAGAAGCCGACTTACCGCCTTGCGCGAGGTGCTTATGATGCCCGCGCTGAGAAAGTTTCAGCACAGACTCCAACCATTTTCTTCCCTCTCCCCAATGACGAGCCCCCTAATCGGCTCACGCTTTCGAAATGGCTCACCTCCCCCGAGCATCCATTGACCTCGCGCGTGGCAGTGAACCGGATTTGGCAAATGCTTTTCGGTCAGGGATTAGTGAGAACTCCTGAAGATTTCGGAAGTCAGGGAGAATTGCCGACGCATCCAGAACTTCTCGATTGGTTAGCAGTCGATTTTATCGAAAACGGTTGGGACACGAAGCAGCTGATCAAACTGATCGTCATGTCTGCAACGTACCGCCAATCTTCAGATGTCACACCATTCGCATTGCAAACAGATCCAGAAAACCGTCAACTCTCCCGGGCTCCAAACTATCGTTTGCCTGCCGAGATGTTGCGCGACAACGCACTCGCCGTCAGCGGACTCCTTGTCCAGAAACGAGGTGGGGCGCCGGCAAAACCGTACGAAGTCGAGGTCTCCTTCAAGCCGACAACACGATCCAAAGGAGACGGCCTGTATCGTCGCAGCTTGTACACCTATTGGAAACGAACCGGCCCCGCTCCAGTAATGATGACACTCGATGCCTCGAAGCGTGAAGTCTGCCGCGTCAAACGCGAACAAACCTCGTCACCACTTCAGGCCTTCGTGATGCTCAACGGCCCGCAATTTGTGGAAGCCAGCCGTGGCTTGGCTCAGCGACTGATCCACAAAAATGGTGACGATGTTGAGAAGAGCCTGGTCGACATGTTCCGCACCCTCACCAGTCGACAACCGACCGATGAAGAACTTGGCGTCCTGGAAAAATTGTATGACACTCAGCGCAAATTATTCTCAGAACATCCGCAACAAGCGAAGGATTATCTGACTGTTGGGGACCTCAAACCGGACGAAAATCTCGACCCATCACATCTAGCAGCCATGACCACAGTCGCCAACGCATTACTGAACTTCGACGAGTGCGTCATTAAACGCTGA
- a CDS encoding ribonuclease D, with translation MTLITRQSEFDQLCEKIEQAGIVAFDTEFSSESYYRPRLCLLQFAFDDVIAGVDPFEVKDLSKWWEIMADDKTTVVIHGGREEVRFCQFAIRKRPRKLLDVQIAEGLRSRGFPISHTNLVNRVLNTSVKHGKETRTDWERRPLAEKQIQYALEDVHHLIEIWETQQQSLNELNRLSWAEAEFERFVEDVFAEEQREGWLRLSGFSRLSRRDMATAKALFQWRDQVAFEKNKPPRRVLRDDLLIDVAKRQPKTLKDLNMVRDMNRRDYQQHAQEILSVVKQSIQISEEDLPPKKRGKQYPSQDEVLARILGLALANRCQELGISMPLVGTTSDLKELVRWHVFDNQRGKTPKLLEGWRGEVCGKILTDVLDGNVSLRVVDPRSENPLSFDVDRSAT, from the coding sequence GTGACACTCATTACTCGCCAGTCCGAGTTCGATCAACTTTGCGAAAAAATCGAGCAAGCGGGCATTGTTGCTTTTGACACAGAGTTCTCCTCAGAGTCGTATTATCGACCGAGACTTTGTTTATTGCAGTTCGCCTTTGACGATGTGATTGCGGGCGTCGACCCGTTCGAAGTCAAGGATCTCTCAAAGTGGTGGGAAATCATGGCGGACGACAAAACGACAGTCGTGATCCATGGCGGGCGTGAAGAAGTACGCTTCTGTCAGTTCGCAATTCGCAAACGTCCACGAAAGTTGCTGGATGTGCAAATTGCCGAAGGGCTCCGTTCACGCGGCTTTCCGATCTCTCACACGAATTTGGTGAACCGCGTCTTGAATACGTCGGTGAAGCATGGCAAAGAAACGCGAACCGACTGGGAGCGTCGACCACTTGCCGAGAAGCAAATTCAATACGCTCTGGAAGATGTTCATCATCTGATTGAAATCTGGGAGACTCAACAACAATCGCTGAATGAATTAAATCGACTCTCCTGGGCTGAAGCCGAATTCGAACGATTCGTGGAAGATGTCTTCGCTGAGGAACAGCGAGAAGGGTGGCTTCGACTTTCGGGCTTTTCTCGATTGAGTCGGCGCGATATGGCGACAGCGAAAGCGTTATTTCAGTGGCGGGACCAGGTTGCTTTCGAAAAGAATAAGCCGCCTCGCAGGGTCCTCCGCGATGATCTTCTAATCGATGTTGCCAAGCGGCAGCCGAAAACGCTGAAAGATCTCAACATGGTTCGCGACATGAATCGTCGCGATTACCAGCAGCATGCTCAAGAGATCTTATCTGTGGTGAAACAGTCAATTCAGATCTCTGAGGAAGACTTGCCTCCAAAGAAAAGGGGGAAACAGTACCCCTCGCAGGATGAAGTTCTCGCGAGAATTTTAGGCTTAGCCCTCGCCAATCGCTGTCAGGAATTGGGGATTTCGATGCCGCTTGTGGGGACAACTTCGGATTTGAAGGAACTTGTCCGCTGGCATGTCTTCGACAATCAACGGGGGAAAACGCCGAAGCTTCTCGAAGGCTGGCGAGGAGAAGTTTGCGGGAAAATTTTGACCGATGTTCTGGATGGAAACGTGTCGTTACGTGTTGTTGATCCACGGTCCGAAAACCCGCTCAGCTTCGATGTTGATCGCTCAGCGACATGA
- a CDS encoding endonuclease/exonuclease/phosphatase family protein, whose product MMQMFTRYQCRALLILLTFTGSSVADEPQTLRVMTFNLWVGGEAGGQPLSKSAEVIQKAGADVVGLQETAGKVQAGKRLDRAKELAEILGWNYLNQNGRTAIISRFPILRSTPNKWGAEIQLPSKQTIFLFNAHLAHAPYQPYQLLNIPYHNGAFLKTEQEAIAAAKAARGEQVQQLLSEINTFQKLNLPMFVTGDFNEPSHLDWTAETVEAEQSPISVRWPSTEAVLAAGFVDGYRVAHPDPVKKRGLTWTPLTKVTDPKDRHDRIDFVMCSTKRARVTEAKIIGESKQYADIVVENYPSDHRAVVVEVKLLHEPK is encoded by the coding sequence ATGATGCAAATGTTTACGCGATATCAATGCCGAGCACTTCTGATTCTGCTCACATTCACAGGGAGTTCAGTAGCTGACGAGCCTCAAACACTTCGAGTCATGACATTTAATCTCTGGGTTGGAGGAGAGGCGGGAGGTCAGCCGCTTTCCAAAAGTGCGGAGGTCATCCAAAAGGCCGGAGCCGATGTCGTGGGACTTCAAGAGACAGCGGGAAAGGTGCAAGCAGGAAAGCGTCTGGATCGAGCAAAAGAACTGGCTGAGATCCTCGGATGGAATTACCTCAACCAAAACGGACGAACCGCAATCATTAGCCGATTTCCAATTCTCAGATCGACTCCGAACAAATGGGGAGCGGAAATTCAGCTTCCATCGAAACAAACAATTTTCCTATTCAACGCCCATCTTGCCCATGCACCGTATCAACCGTATCAACTTCTGAATATCCCCTACCACAATGGGGCATTTCTCAAGACCGAACAAGAAGCCATCGCAGCAGCCAAGGCTGCAAGAGGAGAGCAAGTACAGCAGCTACTCTCCGAAATCAACACGTTTCAAAAGCTGAACCTTCCAATGTTTGTCACCGGCGACTTCAATGAACCGTCGCACCTCGATTGGACCGCTGAAACAGTTGAAGCAGAGCAGTCTCCCATATCCGTCCGCTGGCCCAGCACGGAAGCGGTCTTGGCTGCTGGCTTTGTAGACGGGTATCGTGTTGCTCATCCCGACCCTGTCAAAAAGAGGGGTTTGACATGGACTCCGCTCACCAAAGTGACTGACCCGAAAGACCGCCACGACCGAATCGATTTCGTAATGTGCTCAACGAAAAGAGCGCGTGTCACCGAGGCAAAAATTATTGGGGAATCCAAACAGTACGCGGACATCGTCGTTGAGAATTATCCGTCGGATCATCGCGCAGTGGTCGTTGAAGTGAAACTGCTCCACGAACCGAAATAA
- a CDS encoding alpha/beta hydrolase-fold protein yields MFRLSLMLLVLLACRVSSSGAADSRTFEVRLDEKVFSQNYSGRVVLFFSKGDREPRLGPNWFGPEPFVSVDVENWSPGSPLEISLTDPKVRKFPKSLTGKDLSGMSAQAVVRLNPYDRNVGTGAGNGYSNVVRLANEPKVTLPIVNLVKKGSPQLPARSKVVTIESKLLSDFHGRPVEMNATVTVPEGYETDTKKRYPVIYEIPGFGGTHLDRQLKRHYQPRLNKQGVDFIKVMLDPSCPRGHHVFANSANNGPYGDALVQELIPEIDRQFRTDARPYGRFLTGHSSGGWSSLWILVNSPKFFGGTWSTAPDPIDFRDFQRINLYEPSENMFIDRDGKRRPLARMNGRIVLWYDDFAHMEDVLGYGGQLESFEAVFSGRDANGLPYRLWDRETGEIDDAVARSWEKYDINLILKRNWKALAPALAGKIHIYMGDQDTFYLEGATMLVKETLADLGSDANVVILPGKTHFDLFADGLSQKIEEEIAVQYLEHRNAKDSE; encoded by the coding sequence ATGTTTCGACTATCATTGATGTTACTGGTCCTGCTGGCCTGTAGAGTCAGTTCCTCCGGTGCTGCGGATTCGAGAACGTTTGAGGTTCGGCTCGATGAGAAAGTTTTTTCCCAGAACTACTCGGGACGGGTCGTTCTCTTCTTTAGCAAAGGGGATCGTGAGCCTCGCCTGGGGCCGAACTGGTTCGGCCCCGAACCATTCGTTTCAGTGGATGTCGAAAACTGGTCGCCCGGGTCGCCGTTAGAAATTTCGCTGACAGATCCAAAGGTTCGGAAGTTTCCTAAGTCGCTTACTGGTAAGGATTTGAGCGGGATGTCTGCTCAGGCAGTTGTCAGGTTGAATCCCTATGATCGAAATGTTGGGACAGGGGCCGGAAACGGATACAGCAATGTCGTTCGGCTCGCGAACGAACCGAAAGTGACCTTGCCGATTGTGAATCTTGTGAAGAAAGGGAGCCCGCAACTTCCAGCCCGGTCGAAAGTTGTGACGATTGAGTCCAAGTTGCTGAGCGATTTTCATGGGCGCCCCGTTGAGATGAACGCCACGGTGACTGTCCCAGAGGGTTATGAAACTGACACAAAGAAAAGGTACCCAGTTATTTACGAAATTCCCGGCTTTGGTGGGACGCATCTGGATCGACAACTCAAGCGACATTATCAACCCCGTTTGAACAAGCAGGGAGTCGACTTTATCAAGGTGATGCTCGATCCCAGTTGCCCGCGTGGACATCATGTTTTTGCGAACTCAGCGAATAACGGTCCTTACGGAGATGCACTGGTTCAAGAGTTGATCCCGGAGATTGATCGGCAATTTCGCACCGATGCCCGTCCATACGGTCGTTTTCTGACGGGGCACTCTTCAGGAGGGTGGAGTTCACTATGGATTTTGGTGAACTCACCGAAGTTCTTTGGTGGAACATGGAGTACCGCGCCCGATCCGATCGACTTTCGAGACTTTCAGCGAATCAATCTCTATGAGCCCAGTGAAAATATGTTCATCGACCGCGATGGGAAACGGCGTCCTTTGGCCCGAATGAATGGGCGGATTGTGCTGTGGTACGATGACTTTGCTCACATGGAAGATGTCCTTGGCTATGGTGGACAGTTGGAAAGCTTCGAAGCTGTTTTTAGCGGCCGTGACGCGAATGGTCTTCCTTATCGATTATGGGATCGAGAGACGGGTGAGATCGATGACGCAGTGGCTCGGAGTTGGGAGAAATATGACATCAATCTCATTCTCAAAAGAAATTGGAAAGCGTTAGCGCCTGCTCTTGCAGGGAAAATTCACATTTACATGGGCGATCAGGATACCTTTTATCTTGAGGGAGCAACCATGCTCGTTAAGGAAACGCTTGCTGATCTGGGGAGTGATGCCAATGTGGTGATTCTGCCTGGAAAGACTCATTTCGACCTCTTCGCTGACGGCCTTTCTCAAAAGATCGAAGAAGAGATTGCCGTTCAGTATCTTGAACATCGGAATGCGAAAGACTCTGAATAA
- a CDS encoding trypsin-like peptidase domain-containing protein, giving the protein MKDEVEVLPPPIPQVLTEISSSSFSSARKAIKQQTSARNAFILYEAFSKSYEFDEFQLERVNEELAEWRNRSEKNLYRLGTQWVTKDVRDKAVAEGNQIIEAGLNAVSEGNIEGAVALFEQASRANPNGIRADYMIGLIYSLPFSNTIGPKNAQEHFERVVRRNPTHGAALNSLGIAQVKQNDYLNAFHSFRMASEVLPKCPEVIHNLSRVISLTKRKRLSPTEQILKKYESLFAELVASEKFQHIGENTGWLHMPPVFDQEERDERLIPNQDKEEAATAFINVGSGSGFLVKPNYYLTNRHVAVHGDLGVADKIGVVISSPGGNTEEKFGQVVAVSKDVDLALLHVAESKGTPLPLLDVTTPLASDVLILGYPLPTQFGSQLKATQGIVSGLPDQSRTNNASYYFFDAIADHGNSGGPILDRQGRVASILTFGFSDYYDRTKIEAKFTGGVPSIEAIKFLKKHLDDFSPEEIVAHEKQEWADLVAKYSQGIVKVQVYYKSGVPKVAKVNERSPEGYNVLEDRTCIRCSGKAILQCNVKGCVNGKITRTSFRSGSVGLGNNRKIVRVPVYNSIDCRNCRNGLIKCPDCKDGWDLDLQ; this is encoded by the coding sequence GTGAAAGATGAGGTGGAAGTTCTCCCTCCACCAATTCCACAAGTCTTGACCGAAATTAGCAGCAGCTCCTTCTCCTCAGCACGGAAAGCTATTAAACAACAGACTTCCGCAAGAAATGCTTTTATTTTATATGAAGCATTTTCCAAGAGCTACGAATTTGACGAATTCCAACTAGAACGTGTTAATGAAGAGCTCGCTGAATGGCGAAATCGGTCGGAAAAGAATTTGTATAGGCTAGGGACCCAATGGGTTACCAAAGATGTCCGCGACAAAGCTGTCGCAGAAGGGAATCAAATCATCGAGGCTGGATTAAATGCAGTTAGCGAGGGAAACATAGAAGGTGCAGTCGCCTTATTCGAGCAAGCAAGTCGCGCCAATCCAAATGGAATTCGTGCAGACTACATGATTGGATTGATTTACTCGCTTCCATTTTCAAACACTATCGGACCAAAAAACGCACAAGAACATTTTGAACGAGTCGTACGTCGGAACCCTACGCATGGCGCTGCCCTAAACAGTCTAGGCATCGCTCAAGTCAAACAAAATGACTACCTGAATGCATTCCACTCTTTCCGAATGGCTTCGGAAGTCTTGCCCAAATGTCCAGAAGTCATTCACAATTTGAGTCGTGTAATTTCTCTAACAAAGCGAAAACGACTTTCTCCTACAGAGCAAATTCTCAAAAAATATGAATCCTTGTTCGCAGAACTCGTCGCTTCTGAAAAATTCCAGCATATTGGCGAAAATACAGGGTGGCTACATATGCCTCCAGTATTTGACCAAGAGGAACGTGACGAGAGGCTGATTCCGAATCAAGATAAGGAGGAAGCAGCAACCGCATTCATAAACGTGGGGTCAGGATCGGGCTTCTTGGTAAAACCAAATTACTACCTGACGAACCGCCATGTTGCTGTCCACGGCGACTTGGGTGTGGCAGACAAAATCGGAGTCGTCATCTCTTCTCCTGGTGGCAATACAGAAGAGAAATTCGGCCAAGTAGTAGCAGTCTCAAAAGATGTTGACCTCGCATTATTGCATGTCGCAGAATCTAAGGGGACACCACTGCCTCTCTTAGACGTAACCACCCCACTAGCAAGCGACGTGCTGATATTGGGATATCCTCTACCTACTCAATTTGGGAGCCAGTTAAAAGCAACTCAAGGAATCGTCTCGGGGCTGCCTGATCAGTCGAGAACGAACAATGCCTCATACTACTTCTTTGATGCAATCGCAGATCATGGAAACAGCGGGGGGCCAATTCTTGATCGCCAAGGACGTGTAGCCTCAATTCTAACATTTGGATTTTCAGATTATTATGACAGAACCAAAATTGAAGCCAAATTTACTGGCGGAGTGCCGTCAATTGAAGCGATCAAGTTCCTCAAGAAACACTTAGATGATTTCTCACCTGAAGAGATCGTCGCCCATGAAAAGCAGGAATGGGCTGACCTTGTTGCCAAATACTCGCAAGGAATTGTAAAAGTCCAGGTCTACTACAAATCAGGAGTCCCAAAGGTTGCAAAAGTTAATGAGAGGTCACCTGAAGGATACAACGTCCTTGAAGATAGAACTTGCATTCGCTGCTCTGGAAAAGCAATCCTCCAATGCAATGTGAAGGGGTGCGTGAACGGAAAAATCACTCGAACGAGCTTCCGTTCTGGTTCTGTCGGCCTTGGAAATAACCGTAAAATTGTCAGGGTGCCTGTTTACAATTCGATTGATTGCAGGAATTGCAGAAATGGACTCATCAAGTGTCCAGATTGCAAGGATGGTTGGGACTTAGATCTACAATAG